CGGCGGTGTTGCGGGTCAACCCGGGCGCGACCGTGCTGCACAACCTGATCTGTTCGCGTGCGGTGCCCGAGGTGGTCGTCGAGTGCGGGGGTGTGCCCGTACGCACCCAGGTCGGCCACTCGTACATCAAGCAGCTGATGGCCCAGACCGGCGCGGTGTTCGGCGGCGAGCACTCGGCGCACTACTACTTCGCCCGCAACTACCGCGCCGACAGTGGCCTGATCGCGTCGCTGCTGCTGATCGAAGAGATGAGCCGCACCGGCCAGCAACTCTCGGTGCTGCGCAAACCGTTCGAGCGCTACGCCGCGAGCGGTGAGATCAACACCCAGGTCGACGATCCGTTGGAGGTGATCGAGCGGGTCAGCGACCACTTCGGCGACCACCCACAAGACCGTCTCGACGGATTGAGCGTCGACTGCGGCGACTGGTGGTTCAACCTCCGCCCGTCGAACACCGAGCCGCTGCTGCGACTCAACCTCGAAGCCGTGGACCGCGACGTGTGTGACAGCCGCGTGGTCGACGTGCTCGCCGTCATCACCGAACCGTGACCAGCATGTCTTGGAGGACGCCATGAGTCTCGACGCCGCTCTGCTCGCCATCCTGGCGTGCCCCGACGACAAGGGGCCGCTGTACTACCTCGAGGACGAGAGCGCCCTCTACAACCCCCGCCTCAAGCGCCGCTACGAGGTGCGCGACGACATCCCCGTGATGCTGATCGACGAGGCCGAGACCGTGGGCGACGACGAGCACGAGCGCATCATGGGCAAGGTCGCCGACCAGGGCATCACCCCGACCTTCGAGGAACCCTCGTGAGCGAGGGTGTGCTCGACACCCAGGACATGTTCGCGGCTGCCGCCGGCCTCCCCGAGCAGGTCGCCGATGCGGCCGCGCGGTCCCGCGGCCTCGACAACCTGCCTGCCCGTGAGCGCATCGAGAACGTGGTCGTCCTCGGGATGGGCGGCAGCGGCGTGGCCGGCGACATCCTCGCCGCCGCCGCCGGCCCCTTCCTCCCGGTGCCCATCATCGTCTCGAAGGGCTACGAGCTCCCCGCCTTCGTGGGGGAGTCGTCGCTGGTCTTCGCCGTGTCGTTCTCCGGCAACACCGAGGAGACCGTGGAGGCGGCCTCGGCCGCCGCGGTCGAGGGCGGGCGGATCGTCGCCATCACCCAGGGCGGCGCGCTCGGTCGCCTGGCGGGCAGCTGGGGCGCCCCCGTCATCCCCGTGCCCCCCGACATCCCCCAGCCCCGTGCCGGCATCGGCGCCCTGGCCGTCCCCGCCCTGATGGTGCTGGAGCAGATGGGCCTCTTCCCCGGCGCCCACCAGTGGGTCGACCTCGCCGTGGCCCAGCTGCGCGCTCGCCGCGACGAGCTCACCGTCGACGGCAACCAGGCCCAGGAGCTGGCCAAGCGCATCGGGCGCACCCTGCCCATCATGTTCGGCGGCGGCCAGCTCGGTGCGGTGGCCGCCTCTCGCTGGAAGAACCAGATCAACGAGAACGCCAAGGTGCCGGCGTTCTGGAACGCCCACCCCGAGCTGTGCCACAACGAGGTGGCCGGCTGGGGCCAGCACGGCGACCTCACCCGCCAGGTCTTCACGCTGGTCAACCTGCGCCACGACTTCGAGCACCCCCAGGTGATGCGCCGCTTCGACGTGGTCAACACCCTGCTCGACGAGGTCGTGGCCTCGGTGGAGGAGGTCCGGGCCGACGGCGAGGGCTACCTCGCCCAGCTGCTCGACCTGGTGATGCTCGGCGACTTCACGTCGCTGCACCTCGCCGCCCAGGAGGGCCTCGACCCGGGCCCCATCCCCGCGCTCGACCACGTCAAGGCCACCGTCGCCTCGTAGAGAGTGGCCGTCCGGGGTCGCCCGGGGCACAATGGGAGCTGACCCGAGCGTGCTGTTCGCGCGCCACACCTCCCGCACACGTGGAGCGCAACCGACATGGCAAACCTGACCCCCGGCGACTTCAAGGTCGCTGATCTCTCCCTCGCGTCCTTCGGGCGCAAGGAGATCTCCCTGGCCGAGCACGAGATGCCCGGCCTGATGTCCCTCCGTCGCCAGCACGGCGACGCCCAGCCGCTCGCCGGCGCCCGCATCACCGGCTCGCTGCACATGACCGTGCAGACCGCCGTGCTCATCGAGACCCTCACCGCCCTCGGCGCCGAGGTCCGCTGGGCGTCGTGCAACATCTTCTCGACCCAGGACCATGCCGCCGCCGCGGTGGTGGTGGGCCCCGACGGCACCCCCGACGCGCCGGCGGGCGTGCCCGTGTACGCCTGGAAGGGCGAGACGCTCGACGAGTACTGGTGGTGCACAGAGGCGGTGCTGCGCTGGCCCGACGGCGACGGCGGACCCAACCTGATCCTCGACGACGGTGGCGACGCCACCATGCTCGTGCACCTCGGCGCCGAGTACGAGAAGGAGGGCGCCGTCCCCGACCCCGCCTCGGCGGGGTCCCACGAGCTGTCGATCGTGCTCGGCGTGCTGCAGCGCAGCCTGGGCGAGGACACCAACCGCTGGACGAGCATCGCCAACGGCATCAAGGGCGTGTCGGAGGAGACCACCACCGGCGTCCACCGCCTCTACCAGCGCCAGCGGGCCGGCACCCTGCTGTTCCCGGCGATCAACGTCAACGACTCGGTCACCAAGTCGAAGTTCGACAACCTCTACGGCTGCCGCCACAGCCTCATCGACGGCATCGCCCGGGCCACCGACGTCATGATCGGCGGCAAGGTCGCCGTGGTGTGCGGCTTCGGCGATGTCGGCAAGGGCTGCGCCCAGTCGCTTCGCGGCCAGGGCGCACGCGTGATCATCACCGAGATCGACCCCATCTGCGCCCTGCAGGCGGCCATGGAGGGCTACCAGGTCACCACCCTCGACGACGTGGTCTCCACCGCCGACATCTTCATCACCTCCACCGGCAACAAGGACATCATCACCGCCGCTCACATGGCCCGGATGAAGCACCAGGCCATCGTGGGCAACATCGGCCACTTCGACAACGAGATCGACATGGCCGGCCTCGAGGCGTCCGACGCCACCCGCGAGGAGATCAAGCCCCAGGTCGACGAGTGGACCTTCCCCGACGGCCACACGGTCATCGTCCTGGCCGAGGGCCGCCTGCTCAACCTGGGCTGCGCCACCGGCCACCCGAGCTTCGTGATGTCGGCGTCGTTCACCAACCAGGTGATGGCCCAGATGGAGCTGTGGGCCAACGCCGGGTCCTACGGCAACGAGGTGCGGGTGCTGCCCAAGGCACTCGACGAGCAGGTGGCCCGCCTCCACCTGCCCCACCTGGGGGTCAAGCTCACCGAGCTCACCGACGCCCAGGCCGCCTACCTCGGCATCCCCAAGGACGGCCCCTACAAGGCCGACGCCTACCGCTATTAGTCCAGGTGGTGGGAGGTGGTGGCCGTGCGACCGTCGACGCTGTGGGGCGTGCGCTCGGTCGAGGTGGCGAAGATGATGATGGAGAGCACGGCAAGGATGCCGATCACGAGCACCACCAGGATCGCCGAACCGGTGGTGGTGGGGCGGTCGGTTGCGGCGGGGGGAGGCTTCGTCGTGGCGGCCATGGGCCGACAGGCTAGGCGAGGACCGGCGGCCGACCGTCACAGGGCCTCCGTAGGGTGGCGGCGTGCTGCTGGCGACGACGTGCCCGGTGTGCGGTGCCGAGGGGCCCGCGCCCTGCGCGCCCTGCGCGGCGACGCTCCGGCCGGCGCCGTCCCTGGCGCCGCCCGAGGGGCTCGACGCCTGCCTGGCCCTGCTGCGGTTCGAGGGTGCGGGACGCCAGCTGGTGGTCCGCCTCAAGTATCGCAACCATCGCAGTGCCGTCCGGGGCCTGGCCTCGGCGATGGCCTCCCTCGTCGAGAGCACCACCGGCCTCGATGTCGTGACGTGGGCCCCGACCACCGCGGTCCGCCGGCGGGACCGGGGCTTCGACCAGGCCGAGCTGCTGGCGCGGGCCGTGGCCAAGCCGCTGCGCCTCCCGGTCCGGTCCCTCCTGCGCCGGGGCGACGGTCCGCCCCAGACCGGTAGGGCGCTGGCCGGCCGCCTCGAGGGGCCCCGGTTCTCGATCCGGCGGCGCGGGTGCCCGCGGGGGGTCCTCGTGGTCGACGACGTGGTCACCAGCGGTGCCACCCTCGGTGCCGCGGCGCGGTCGCTGCGGGCGGCGGGCGCCACCGTGGTGGTGGGGCTGGCGGCGGCCTGGACACCGCCGCCACCGTCACCGTCCTGACCCGGTCGCTGCCGGGGGAGCCGCGCACCTCGGTCCGTTCTGGGCAGGATGGGGCGAACTTGTTCCTCAAGCCGG
The sequence above is a segment of the Acidimicrobiales bacterium genome. Coding sequences within it:
- a CDS encoding Trm112 family protein; this encodes MSLDAALLAILACPDDKGPLYYLEDESALYNPRLKRRYEVRDDIPVMLIDEAETVGDDEHERIMGKVADQGITPTFEEPS
- the ahcY gene encoding adenosylhomocysteinase gives rise to the protein MANLTPGDFKVADLSLASFGRKEISLAEHEMPGLMSLRRQHGDAQPLAGARITGSLHMTVQTAVLIETLTALGAEVRWASCNIFSTQDHAAAAVVVGPDGTPDAPAGVPVYAWKGETLDEYWWCTEAVLRWPDGDGGPNLILDDGGDATMLVHLGAEYEKEGAVPDPASAGSHELSIVLGVLQRSLGEDTNRWTSIANGIKGVSEETTTGVHRLYQRQRAGTLLFPAINVNDSVTKSKFDNLYGCRHSLIDGIARATDVMIGGKVAVVCGFGDVGKGCAQSLRGQGARVIITEIDPICALQAAMEGYQVTTLDDVVSTADIFITSTGNKDIITAAHMARMKHQAIVGNIGHFDNEIDMAGLEASDATREEIKPQVDEWTFPDGHTVIVLAEGRLLNLGCATGHPSFVMSASFTNQVMAQMELWANAGSYGNEVRVLPKALDEQVARLHLPHLGVKLTELTDAQAAYLGIPKDGPYKADAYRY
- a CDS encoding bifunctional phosphoglucose/phosphomannose isomerase translates to MSEGVLDTQDMFAAAAGLPEQVADAAARSRGLDNLPARERIENVVVLGMGGSGVAGDILAAAAGPFLPVPIIVSKGYELPAFVGESSLVFAVSFSGNTEETVEAASAAAVEGGRIVAITQGGALGRLAGSWGAPVIPVPPDIPQPRAGIGALAVPALMVLEQMGLFPGAHQWVDLAVAQLRARRDELTVDGNQAQELAKRIGRTLPIMFGGGQLGAVAASRWKNQINENAKVPAFWNAHPELCHNEVAGWGQHGDLTRQVFTLVNLRHDFEHPQVMRRFDVVNTLLDEVVASVEEVRADGEGYLAQLLDLVMLGDFTSLHLAAQEGLDPGPIPALDHVKATVAS
- a CDS encoding phosphoribosyltransferase family protein is translated as MLLATTCPVCGAEGPAPCAPCAATLRPAPSLAPPEGLDACLALLRFEGAGRQLVVRLKYRNHRSAVRGLASAMASLVESTTGLDVVTWAPTTAVRRRDRGFDQAELLARAVAKPLRLPVRSLLRRGDGPPQTGRALAGRLEGPRFSIRRRGCPRGVLVVDDVVTSGATLGAAARSLRAAGATVVVGLAAAWTPPPPSPS